The proteins below are encoded in one region of Hordeum vulgare subsp. vulgare chromosome 3H, MorexV3_pseudomolecules_assembly, whole genome shotgun sequence:
- the LOC123440025 gene encoding oleosin-like — MELPAFPRPAGPRSGQASHSTRRRVQASNAQLLVYLALAVTLAALLVLTGVTLTVASVVLVVLAPLLLLSSPLWAPVAVVAIVAGGALLFGCSLTVFALGAGTWAHRHLTGRHPVGYAYGYARGRGRFGGAGGHVTGYHRQGHGYDRMKDAVSGA; from the coding sequence ATGGAGTTGCCGGCCTTTCCTCGTCCGGCCGGTCCCCGGAGCGGCCAAGCGTCCCACTCAACCCGCCGGCGCGTCCAGGCATCCAACGCCCAGCTCCTCGTCTACCTCGCCCTCGCCGTCACACTGGCCGCCCTCCTGGTCCTCACCGGCGTTACGCTGACCGTCGCGTCAGTCGTGCTGGTCGTCCTCGCCCCACTCTTGCTCCTCAGCAGTCCTCTCTGGGCGCCGGTGGCCGTCGTGGCCATCGTTGCAGGGGGTGCCTTGCTGTTCGGCTGTAGCCTCACGGTATTCGCGCTGGGCGCGGGCACGTGGGCGCACCGGCACTTGACGGGGAGGCACCCGGTGGGCTACGCCTACGGCTACGCGCGTGGGCGTGGCCGGTTCGGCGGCGCGGGTGGCCACGTGACGGGCTACCACCGGCAGGGACATGGATACGACCGGATGAAGGACGCCGTGTCCGGGGCCTAG